A part of Halobaculum sp. MBLA0143 genomic DNA contains:
- a CDS encoding DUF5821 family protein: protein MSTELEAELQGSDPTAVLREFLSEAAPSSVYHLVDLPWPYIASLTEAATEFDPAELPELRLLGRRETLVSLRQSFLGAARAANLVEADRLAVREREPTGDTPLIVGEERVHVPLLLDGTGAAVVATRGSFAEQAGESVASAWEGGEPFSLRTPALERIRDTMASDLGSGLKEDFDQSLARAATQRDPGDFEPVTAAVVVAAANGTLHYDLSRWGESVGLASKATFSRRKGELEDMDVITTEKVPVEMGRPRQRLHLTDEYDSKLGDHGVDELVARIAG, encoded by the coding sequence ATGTCGACCGAACTGGAAGCGGAGCTTCAGGGAAGCGATCCTACAGCGGTGCTCCGGGAGTTCCTCTCGGAGGCGGCACCGTCGTCGGTGTACCACCTCGTCGACCTGCCGTGGCCGTACATCGCGTCACTGACCGAGGCAGCCACCGAGTTCGACCCGGCAGAGCTGCCGGAGCTGCGGCTGTTGGGCCGTCGAGAGACCCTCGTGAGCCTGCGTCAGAGCTTCTTGGGGGCTGCACGCGCCGCGAACCTCGTCGAGGCCGACCGGCTGGCCGTCCGCGAACGGGAGCCGACCGGCGACACGCCCCTGATCGTCGGGGAAGAACGTGTCCACGTGCCGCTCCTGTTGGACGGCACCGGTGCCGCAGTCGTCGCCACGCGTGGCTCGTTCGCAGAACAGGCCGGCGAGTCGGTCGCGAGCGCCTGGGAGGGCGGCGAGCCGTTCTCGCTGCGGACGCCGGCGCTGGAGCGCATCCGCGACACGATGGCGTCCGACCTGGGGTCGGGGCTCAAGGAGGACTTCGACCAGAGTCTCGCGCGCGCCGCGACGCAGCGCGACCCCGGCGACTTCGAGCCGGTGACGGCCGCCGTCGTCGTCGCCGCCGCCAACGGGACGCTCCACTACGACCTCAGCCGCTGGGGGGAGTCCGTCGGCCTGGCGTCGAAGGCCACCTTCTCCCGCCGGAAGGGCGAACTGGAGGACATGGACGTCATCACGACGGAGAAGGTACCCGTGGAGATGGGCCGCCCGCGCCAACGGCTCCACCTCACCGACGAGTACGACAGCAAGCTAGGCGATCACGGCGTCGACGAACTCGTCGCCCGTATCGCCGGCTGA
- a CDS encoding CopG family transcriptional regulator, translating to MDGEEAVELPEPLREWVTARAAETGRSPSEVLARAAAAYRLLDEHETLLPQPDAEELSTLESRVADLETEVDEKIQDVRERVIQVKREADEKASADHDHPELRTEMEAVASEANSATDSAEAALAETESVRETVEALEASVDGGFDNYESILRGLKEGTDDVRSRTDRLVSAITRLRDRLAELEAADDRRAAAETLQHEATQKGVTDAVCGTCESTVYLGLLADARCPHCEAPYEGVDTDTGFFRPARLVVADRPALEESRDAVERSADGPTDHTDPGAAARREVGNDDPAEPADVETLFSDPAEDGVNDRD from the coding sequence ATGGACGGAGAGGAGGCCGTCGAGTTGCCGGAGCCGTTGCGTGAGTGGGTAACCGCGCGCGCCGCCGAGACCGGCCGCAGCCCGTCGGAGGTGCTCGCGCGAGCAGCTGCCGCGTACCGCCTGCTCGACGAACACGAGACGCTCCTCCCGCAGCCGGACGCCGAGGAGCTGTCGACGCTGGAGTCGCGCGTCGCCGACCTGGAGACGGAGGTGGACGAGAAGATCCAGGACGTGCGCGAACGGGTGATCCAGGTGAAACGCGAGGCCGACGAGAAGGCGTCGGCGGACCACGACCACCCGGAGCTCCGCACGGAGATGGAGGCGGTCGCCTCGGAGGCGAACTCGGCCACCGACTCCGCGGAGGCGGCGCTCGCGGAGACGGAGTCGGTCCGCGAGACCGTCGAGGCGCTGGAAGCCAGCGTCGACGGCGGGTTCGACAACTACGAGAGTATCCTCCGCGGGCTGAAGGAGGGGACCGACGACGTACGCTCCCGCACGGACCGGCTCGTCTCCGCGATCACCCGGCTGCGCGACCGGCTGGCGGAGTTGGAGGCGGCAGACGACCGTCGGGCGGCCGCCGAGACGCTCCAACACGAGGCCACCCAGAAGGGGGTGACCGACGCCGTCTGTGGCACCTGCGAGTCGACCGTCTACCTCGGCCTGCTGGCGGACGCCCGCTGTCCCCACTGCGAGGCGCCGTACGAGGGGGTCGACACGGACACGGGGTTCTTCCGACCCGCGCGGCTCGTCGTCGCCGACCGCCCGGCGTTGGAGGAGTCGCGCGACGCCGTCGAGCGGTCGGCGGACGGTCCGACGGACCACACCGACCCCGGGGCTGCGGCCCGCCGCGAGGTCGGCAACGACGACCCCGCGGAGCCGGCGGACGTGGAGACGTTGTTCTCCGACCCGGCCGAAGACGGGGTGAACGACCGTGACTGA
- a CDS encoding RAD55 family ATPase, which produces MALLPFGVARLDDVLGGGAPPGNSVLVAGESGAGGREFAYTSAAMNALALSDPELFDLYYGELDEGTERPEAVHYLSLSAGEGYVERELRYVMDDEIVDAAIDEIQFQDFSEEYFQLSSIPREWYVGEATSLRDLSGGENREEVLSAVGEYLSDNAQGNVVVLDSLTELVDAAGGEIEWDDVAMLARGLGKAAHSWGCLLLAIVNVETLTEIQYGQLMDASGGTLEFRWESGGSQRARTMVVREFRGVLSQLESENIVQFETEIHDGGLDISDVRKIR; this is translated from the coding sequence ATGGCACTGCTCCCGTTCGGCGTGGCGCGACTCGACGACGTGCTCGGCGGCGGCGCGCCGCCCGGCAACAGCGTGTTGGTCGCGGGCGAGTCCGGCGCCGGTGGTCGGGAGTTCGCGTACACGAGCGCGGCGATGAACGCGCTCGCGCTGTCGGACCCGGAGCTGTTCGACCTCTACTACGGGGAGCTAGACGAGGGGACCGAGCGGCCGGAGGCGGTCCACTACCTCTCGTTGTCGGCCGGCGAGGGGTACGTGGAACGGGAGCTCCGGTACGTGATGGACGACGAGATCGTAGACGCCGCGATCGACGAGATCCAGTTCCAGGACTTCTCCGAGGAGTACTTCCAGCTGTCCAGCATCCCTCGGGAGTGGTACGTCGGCGAGGCCACCTCGCTGCGGGACCTCTCGGGCGGGGAGAATCGTGAGGAGGTGTTGAGCGCCGTCGGGGAGTACCTCTCGGACAACGCCCAGGGGAACGTGGTCGTGTTGGACTCGCTGACGGAGCTCGTGGACGCCGCCGGCGGCGAGATCGAGTGGGACGACGTGGCGATGCTGGCCCGCGGGCTGGGGAAGGCCGCCCACTCGTGGGGCTGTCTCCTCCTCGCGATCGTCAACGTCGAGACGCTGACGGAGATCCAGTACGGCCAGTTGATGGACGCCAGCGGCGGCACCCTGGAGTTCCGGTGGGAGTCCGGCGGCTCACAGCGCGCCCGGACGATGGTGGTCCGGGAGTTCCGGGGTGTGCTCTCCCAGCTAGAGTCGGAGAACATCGTCCAGTTCGAGACGGAGATCCACGACGGCGGACTGGACATCAGCGACGTGCGGAAGATCAGGTGA
- a CDS encoding transcription factor S: MQFCDDCGSMMVAQGDQMVCTDCGTAADKDAGLSEAYESTEEQSTDDVIETEEGANFEGKPTEETKCEECGHDEAYYTFKQTASADEPPTRFFKCVECGHRWREYN; the protein is encoded by the coding sequence ATGCAGTTCTGTGACGACTGCGGCTCGATGATGGTCGCGCAGGGCGACCAGATGGTCTGTACCGACTGCGGCACGGCCGCCGACAAGGACGCCGGCCTCTCGGAGGCGTACGAGTCCACCGAAGAGCAGAGCACGGACGACGTGATCGAGACAGAAGAGGGAGCCAACTTCGAGGGGAAGCCGACAGAGGAGACCAAGTGCGAGGAGTGTGGCCACGACGAGGCGTACTACACGTTCAAACAGACCGCCTCCGCCGACGAGCCGCCGACGCGGTTCTTCAAGTGTGTCGAGTGTGGCCACCGCTGGCGGGAGTATAATTAG
- a CDS encoding cold-shock protein, producing the protein MAEGKVDFFNDTGGYGFIATDDSEEDVFFHMEDVGGPDLTEGEEIEFEIEQAEKGPRATNVVRQ; encoded by the coding sequence ATGGCAGAAGGGAAGGTCGACTTCTTCAACGACACGGGCGGTTACGGTTTCATTGCGACTGACGACTCCGAGGAGGACGTGTTCTTCCACATGGAGGACGTCGGCGGGCCGGACCTCACCGAAGGCGAAGAGATCGAGTTCGAAATCGAACAGGCAGAGAAGGGTCCGCGCGCGACGAACGTCGTCCGCCAGTAG
- a CDS encoding alpha/beta hydrolase: MTDSDTVLVPGGRDVRASLDRADGDATACVVACPPHPRHRGHRGDERLRAVADDLTARGVDCLRFDYGDWDEGYGERADVRAAVDWARERSDRVGLFGFSFGATLSLVVAGEATETGRRVDAVAALAPTARIADDLDAVAAVPEVDAPTLVVSGTRDDVADWEPVVEAAETAGAETVSLPADHFFVGQAGTVADHVAGWLPDALAENFQNGQ, translated from the coding sequence GTGACCGACAGCGACACGGTTCTCGTCCCCGGCGGCCGGGACGTGCGGGCCAGTCTGGATCGCGCCGACGGCGACGCGACGGCCTGTGTCGTCGCCTGCCCCCCGCACCCACGACACCGCGGTCACCGTGGTGACGAGCGCCTGCGGGCGGTCGCCGACGATCTGACGGCCCGCGGTGTCGACTGTCTCCGCTTCGACTACGGTGACTGGGACGAGGGGTACGGTGAACGCGCCGACGTGCGAGCGGCCGTCGACTGGGCGCGCGAGCGTTCGGACCGCGTCGGGTTGTTCGGCTTCAGCTTCGGCGCGACGCTGTCGCTCGTCGTCGCCGGCGAGGCGACCGAGACGGGCCGCCGCGTGGACGCCGTCGCCGCGCTCGCGCCGACCGCCCGGATCGCGGACGATCTCGACGCCGTCGCGGCCGTTCCGGAGGTCGACGCCCCGACACTCGTCGTCTCCGGCACGCGCGACGACGTCGCCGACTGGGAGCCGGTCGTCGAAGCCGCCGAGACGGCCGGCGCCGAGACCGTGTCGCTCCCGGCCGACCACTTCTTCGTCGGCCAGGCCGGGACCGTCGCCGACCACGTCGCCGGCTGGCTCCCGGACGCGCTCGCGGAGAACTTCCAGAACGGACAGTGA
- a CDS encoding PspA/IM30 family protein, producing MGILSRASYVVRSKINTLLNRAEDPSETLDYSYEQMRDELQEVKQGIADLTTQKKRLEMQKRNLEDNVEKHNEQAREAVQQDREDLARKALEKKKSKMSQIEELEGQIQELQSTQDQLVEKKNQLQGRIEEFKTKKETMKARYEAAEASNRVSEAMSGVGDEMEDVGRAIDRAEERTEEMEARSEAMDELQATGTFDDALADGDEIDQELQQGRADREVETELETLKSDMGKGSSGGTNGADTETETESTDDVDLSDLDDGGTGSNEEIEAELEEIKDDTDEKSN from the coding sequence ATGGGAATCCTCTCTCGGGCATCGTACGTGGTCCGGTCGAAGATCAACACGCTCCTGAACCGGGCCGAAGACCCCTCCGAGACGCTCGACTACAGCTACGAGCAGATGCGCGACGAACTCCAGGAGGTCAAACAGGGCATCGCGGACCTGACGACCCAGAAGAAGCGCCTGGAGATGCAGAAGCGCAACTTGGAGGACAACGTCGAGAAGCACAACGAACAGGCACGCGAGGCAGTCCAGCAGGACCGCGAGGACCTCGCCCGGAAGGCGTTGGAGAAGAAGAAGTCGAAGATGAGCCAGATCGAGGAGCTGGAGGGACAGATCCAGGAGCTCCAGAGCACCCAAGACCAGCTCGTCGAGAAGAAGAACCAGCTCCAGGGCCGGATCGAGGAGTTCAAGACGAAGAAGGAGACGATGAAGGCGCGCTACGAGGCCGCCGAGGCGTCCAACCGCGTGAGCGAGGCGATGTCCGGCGTCGGCGACGAGATGGAGGACGTGGGTCGGGCGATCGACCGCGCCGAAGAACGGACAGAGGAGATGGAGGCGCGCTCGGAGGCGATGGACGAGCTCCAGGCGACCGGCACGTTCGACGACGCGCTCGCGGACGGCGACGAGATCGACCAGGAGCTCCAACAGGGTCGGGCCGACCGCGAGGTGGAGACGGAACTGGAGACGCTCAAGTCCGACATGGGCAAGGGAAGCTCCGGCGGCACCAACGGCGCCGACACGGAGACCGAGACGGAGTCGACGGACGACGTCGACCTCTCGGACCTGGACGACGGGGGGACCGGCTCGAACGAGGAGATCGAAGCGGAGCTAGAGGAGATCAAAGACGACACGGACGAGAAGTCGAACTGA